A section of the Pygocentrus nattereri isolate fPygNat1 chromosome 18, fPygNat1.pri, whole genome shotgun sequence genome encodes:
- the ets2 gene encoding protein C-ets-2 has protein sequence MCDLSMDQVTPMSSGYRCLKRQVAFELFDDPMSLFSGFYPSVEEEQAAQEVPSGLDCVPQDLGPCSVPLLTPCSKAVMSQALKDSFNGFSKVQRICGISNNPRKWSKQHVLQWLHWASGEFSLTNVNFFKFDMSGQELCDLGKEGFLDLAPDFVGDILWEHLEQMIACQESSEVKALSCPAPSESNWMSSNSVGFGLEDTQCVLQVSDSSSSLLRELFEAPENPTHLISDQDFSMFPKPRLSTVNVSYISQEYPNSKATPPCLTTPFSSLEKTSIESLDSVDGSECVLRSWGSQSSLADTQRVPSHDSFDDEYTAAPLSLGKQGLSFKDYVQERNEPLEQGKPVIPAAVLAGFTGSGPIQLWQFLLELLTDTTCQGIISWTGDGWEFKLTDPDEVARRWGRRKNKPKMNYEKLSRGLRYYYDKNIIHKTSGKRYVYRFVCDLHNLLGYTAEELHSMLGVQPDTED, from the exons ATGTGTGACCTCAGCATGGACCAGGTGACCCCCATGTCATCAGGCTACCGCTGTCTGAAG AGGCAGGTAGCCTTTGAGCTCTTTGATGACCCCATGTCTCTGTTCTCTGGGTTTTACCCATCAGTGGAGGAGGAGCAGGCTGCTCAAGAGGTTCCCTCAGGTCTGGACTGTGTTCCACAAG ACCTGGGCCCATGCTCCGTGCCTCTGCTGACACCCTGCAGTAAAGCAGTCATGAGTCAGGCTTTGAAGGACAGCTTTAACGGCTTTTCCAAAGTGCAGCGTATCTGCGGCATCTCCAACA ACCCACGCAAATGGAGCAAACAGCATGTCCTGCAGTGGCTGCACTGGGCTTCCGGTGAGTTCAGCCTCACCAACGTCAACTTCTTCAAGTTTGATATGAGCGGCCAGGAGCTGTGTGACCTGGGAAAGGAGGGCTTCCTGGACCTGGCTCCAGACTTTGTTGGTGATATCCTCTGGGAGCACCTGGAGCAGATGATAG CCTGTCAGGAGAGCAGTGAGGTGAAAGCGCTTTCCTGTCCTGCTCCAAGTGAATCAAACTGGATGAGCAGCAACTCTGTAG GTTTCGGACTGGAGGACACGCAGTGTGTGCTGCAGGTTTCAGACAGCAGTAGTAGCCTCCTGAGGGAGCTGTTTGAGGCTCCGGAGAATCCTACTCATTTGATCTCCGACCAGGACTTCTCCATGTTCCCCAAGCCTCGACTGAGCACTGTCAATGTCAGCTACATCAGCCAGGAGTACCCAAACAGCAAAGCAACACCACCATGCCTCACCACACCTT TCTCATCCCTTGAGAAGACATCTATAGAGAGTCTGGACAGTGTGGATGGATCAGAGTGTGTGCTGCGTTCCTGGGGCAGTCAGTCCTCTCTCGCCGACACCCAGCGCGTCCCCTCTCATGACAGCTTTGATGATGAGTACACCGCTGCGCCACTGAGTCTTGGCAAGCAGGGTCTGTCCTTTAAGGACTATGTTCAGGAGAGAAACGAACCGCTGGAGCAGGGCAAACCTGTCATCCCTGCCGCTGTGCTCGCTGGATTTACCG GAAGTGGACCTATCCAGCTGTGGCAGTTCCTCTTGGAGCTTTTGACCGACACAACCTGCCAGGGCATCATTAGCTGGACGGGAGACGGATGGGAGTTCAAACTCACCGACCCTGATGAG GTTGCACGGCGCTGGGGCCGCCGAAAGAACAAGCCCAAGATGAACTACGAGAAGCTCAGCCGCGGCCTGCGTTACTACTACGACAAGAACATCATCCACAAGACGTCCGGGAAGCGCTACGTCTACCGCTTCGTCTGCGACTTGCATAACCTTCTGGGTTACACCGCCGAAGAGCTGCACAGCATGCTGGGAGTGCAGCCCGACACGGAGGACTGA